The genome window TCATTAAGGATGTTGTATtataagtttttcaatttcaattgactAGATTAGACTTTGTTTCATTCTTATACTTTTGCCAACATACACTTAATACATTTCACAGTATTATTTTACGTGAGCCTGcggttttgataaaattttactatgtttaagttgaattttttgcttaaCTCTGCTGGCAGCCCTCGTTCTGCCAACATATAATTGACACCATCAGCAACCGTAAATTTGAACGTTTCATCGCTGGCAAAAATTAAGACGATTTTTGGCCAAACGAAGACGAATCCAAAGATTCTTTTCGGCTAAACAATTTGCCTCGCGGCAAccggaaaattaaaaacatgtctttaaatttacttttttttaagatatacgACTaagttagttgttgttttgtgttctgtatggttttttttgttgttgctaattttggaatttgttttttttttgtgcgctTAGAAATTGATGGccgataatgatgatgattattgGTTTGGTTGTTTGGCTGTTGATGGGTTTCGGTTTTTTGATGTCTTTACCACGGCTGATGTCATGACAGGATTTAGAGCCGGTTTTCagtcattattattgttttttttttctaattgagttgttttgttattttttgtatatcaaACGTTCAAAATTTGTCATACAAAACAttatcaattgaatttaaaacaattgtaGAGAAATAACAAACAGAAATCAACCCTGTTTTATATTGTGGTCagcattatatatattttaatgtataataatggatttgaatacattaaaatatctaATATACATAAGCAGATATGCAATTTGGTAAGAGTATTGGAAAGATGGTTGGTTAacagttttttgcatttttatttctagTATAGCGGCATCTACATACatgaatatgaattatttcttcattttaaatgaatacgTTCCTTATAAGATTGTAAGCTTTACTCTTTGAAGTTATTAAGACTCTAATTGCTAGTTAATTGAAATATCTGTAGAAACAAAATACTTGTTCCTAAAACGATGACAGCTATAACGAGTGTGTACGGTAATCCCACTCAACTGAAAAAAGCTGTTATATAAATCATATTATAAAGTAATTGAAAACATTCAAAAGTTGCCGAAAAAATAAGTCTTTAAGAATTCCCCAAATAGAATTATTCTCTCACAATCTAATAATAAAAGCTAGAGAGGGAGAAAAGAATATATCCAAAACAATTCACAATTATTCAAAGTTAAAAGCTATTAGCTGGTTAAATTGGCTTCTGGTTAAGTTTCGTTTTGCAACCGGTTTTCTCGTGTTAACTTTTGGCTTATTGTGCAACAAACTGTAAAAAGCTGAATGTATCTTTGGCCGCTGGCCGACCATTTCCGCTAAGCTATGTTAACTGAAGTTCTAACAACAACACCTGACTGACtctctgactgactgacgaaCAATCTGACTGGTCTGAGCTCAAGTTGCGACCGCCTCCCCCTATTCGAAATGTCTTGAGGAATGGACAATAGCTTGATACATTTTGGCACATTTGTCTTTAACACTTTTTGAGCTGGTCGATGATATTTGCCCTCAATTGAAGCGATTTTTTTCGCCTTCTTTGTACTTGAAATGACTTCATTTGCACGACTTTTGTGGCTATGGGTTTTTGTTTCACTCggttttagtttgttttgctttgattttctttgttttattcgTTTTGTCTGTCTATCGCATGGATTGCAAATCAAGGTTAACTGTCTATCCCGCTTCCTCCCATTCGTCTCATTTACTTGGCTGCGTGCGCACCTTTCCAATCAATCAGGCTCCAGTATTtcagtatttgtatttatcttttgTCGCTGTCATGCACGCAATTTGCATGCGTTGTTAGCCCGGCCAGAAGTAACTGTAAACTCGGCTAACAACCATAAATGGAACTCACAAAATAGTCACGACACGTCGCCCACGCTTTAAATTGGTAGCTCAACTTGGTTCAGTGGTCCGCTAAGTATTTTGTTGttcgaaaaaatatatcttcaaatattactaaaaaaaaaaacacaaatatttatttaatttattaccgTTTATTATCTTTTGTGCAGTACTAGTTGAATCTATCGATCGTGAAAATAAtcgaaattataattaatgaattttaagatCAAAAGCAGAATTACCCAACATTTGAAGTTCAAATAAGTATTTGAGACAGCaggcaaatttttaatatccaTAACACGTTTAAGCATTAGAAACTATTAAAACTACACAATTGTCTGATGTATTTTAAGGTATATCAACTTATTGTGGGAATACATGTTATTCATTTCATAGCTTTACATAaccatacactgataaaaaaaaatgttctaaaatcaagattttggtctcagaactaagatttttggtctaaaaaaagcgtcgagaacataaaattcttgaattaagagaacacatcttgattttaagaacattttaaataagaccaagttcttattttaagaataaatgttcttaaaattaaaatcaaaaaataaaataaatgaaaattatttttatatttttttttttattttaaattttgatttatttatattttattctgttttagtaattttataaatgttattttaatttgttacgagggggattcgaaccgccgcctactgcttcacaactgaagcggcctctctaaccagagcgccacggtgccatcatttgtttgatacgaaatagtacctatttatactttcctaccaatttaagatttttattcttatattaagattttaagattttttagattaataatcttagttttagtaatttggtcttaaaataatcttattttaagaacaaaatatttaagatgaatgttcttgattttagaacttggtcttttttttcagtgtacttaACATGCAAATGGAACTTACCGCGTTTACAATGTTAGTATAATGTAATGGTTTATAAAACATACAATGTTAATTGGCTCTAGTGGTAAACAGTGAGACTAACTTTACAACAGCTCTTAAACTGACTGCAAGCATAATCCCACATTATTTActcaaaatatatgaatacaagttaaaagtatttattaattcttgGAATTTCCACAGCAAACTATGTTAGCTTTTAAAGAGAATTTgttaagtaatttattataattaattacattaataataagtaataagCTCACACTTTGATGATGCTAATAGCACctaattattatgttaatgCAATGTGAATTATATATAAGCTGATAAACTaagttaaaaatgtaaaatttctTGTTATCTTTGATATCTTCCGAACAAACATAAATCTTATTCATAGGCTGGGCATTAGGTATGCcgaattatataataaaattaagattgaATATTCATATAAAACGATTTTTATCAGCTGCAAAATTGATCAAATTAGCACCGAGAAACttgagtttaattaaattctcagGTTTGCTGTGATTTATTGCAGTGATTTGGTTTGTCCAATTAAGAGCACGTTTTTACCAACTTTCTATGCCAGACAGTAgccaaaaaacaacagaaaacacAGCCAAGCCCTAAACAATTGCAGGACATTGTGCGCCGGCAAACAAAAGACTCAGGCGACAAACTTGCGGGCATTAAAAGCAAAGCACGATTTTGGAGCTGGCTGAGAGGGGAAGGAATGGGGTAACTGTCGCGCCTGTCGCAAGACaatgaaaagtgaaattgtCTCGataagttttcagtttttagcattttttgttgttgtcgttttggggcacgtttgtttgtttttccacATATTTCCAGCCAGCAAATCAATGAAAGTCGACGCCAAATGCAGTCGAGGCGAGCATGAAGCATGTGGGCTTCCAGCCAGTGAGATAGCCAACTCAGACGACAGCTAACCAGGTAGGCAATTTCGAATGCTCGCATAATCAAGCCAAAAATGGCTGCGAAAACCTATCGAAAAATTACCAAAGTGCCATGCAAAAGAGTGGCAGGAGAAAGGCAGCAACTTGCTGCTCACTTTGCGAAGAGTCCAAGCGACGAATTGAATTGAGACTCGATGAAGCTCAACACCTGACCATTTGAGCACTCAGCTGGCACATTGTGTGAAGGACGCAGCCCAAAAGGTCAATACTAAACATGTTAAAGAAGCAGATGATGTAAATgaataagaagaaaaagagGCAGTTGGACAAGCGAAATGAGCAATTAAGCATTCAACCAGGCCTCAAAATGACAGGCTAACAACTTTCACCATACGCCTGGCAttggcacaaaaaaaatataaaaataaaatctccTGTCATAGCTACCTCCTCTCCCGTGGGGGAATCTCTACGACAAAATCACGAGACAGACATCATCCAGTCGGCCAGCCAACGATGTCAATCAGAAATGCCAAACACAACTGCAGACAACATTGATttggttttttctttctcttatttggtatttttattttggctctTGATGAAATTTCATTGAGAAATGTTGAAGgttaaaatgcaattgaagACATGAGTGGAAAGTTAAGTTGAGTACCTCAAAAAGTTGGTATACTCTTGTAAAGTGTGTTTCATCAGCTCGATAATTGGGCGGCCATGTAACAAAGTAGTTGTCATTTATAGAGTGTTTGTCATTTGcttgaaaagttttaaattaatttttaaaattataaattttcataaaaggaaaagaaagGAAATTTGTCAGTTCAGAGAtgaaagatataaataaaagttatatttatttcagtgctgtgtaaaaataacatttctatcagttcaagttcaagttgaaattgtgatttgttaaattatataaaatcaaaccGAAAACCCAAAGGTGTTTACCGGTGCAACTTTggttaatattttcaaaaatcattttttattcatagcatttatatttttttgcttcatattaaaaaataactgaaaGGTAAGTTTGAAAAGTAAAACCGgaccgatttttaagcttctaagtttattctgcattcaaaattaaataattttggtttgatcaaatatttctttctttctttctttgaattttttaatgttgaatCGTTGGAATTTTGTGCACATATTATCCTAATTTTACAGTAATATCCTGATTACATACTTAAACTAATATGCTTAAATCAAGAATctcaaacattaaatttagaatgatttttttttgtgtagaTACAATTTTAAGGACCGTGTTTGTTATTCTGTCAAAGTTCAAGGCATTGTCGACATGCCCTCTTTTGTACGCTGCACTCTCAACAATTCTATAGTAAAAAACATAGATGTGTTGTGCaagtgattgttgttgttgcttcaaaTTGTTATAGTAATTTTCAAGTGTCCACTTGGCGCCTCATCAAGTGgggtctctctttctctgtcccACTCCCTCTTTCTCGCCCCTTTATATACCCGTCCCTACATACGTTTGAGTCTCAACAAACTgaacttcaatttaaatgcgcatcaatgtctttgttgttgttgttgttgctggtgttacTATGCACTTTTGtcttatttgtgtttttgaaTATCATTTAGCGCACATTTTCAGctatttgttgctattgttgttgtggttgaaaAATAGTTCATTAACATTAGCTTTCTACACGTTGTGTTCGCCGcagttgctgccgttgttgttgttgtttcggtTGTTTCAACAAATGAAGGcccaaatattttgtatgtcaTTTTAATGTGCCTTTTGTGTTCAGCACAAATGTTGCATTATTGtgaatatttgttgttattgttgccgcATTTGTCGAATGCATTTTGGAAATCATGTGAAAATATGcgataaacaacaacagcgacaataaaatgcaaacatgACAATGgcacaatttatgcaaaatgcattttaatatgcataaaacatttttacttctttcctctttttttttcgtaatttcttgtttgttgcatgacatttgaaacattttttcagTTGTCGAATGAACTGTGAGTTATTGTTGGGAATGTGAGCAGCCAAGagattgttgttattgttgtatttaatttcatgcaacacattgtaaaaaaaaaaaatggtaagtTAAGAAGTCAAGCTATTTTCGCATTCTTTTATGGaaaatttataacataaaatCTGAAATGAGCATTGTATAATCTATTCAgcttgtatttaatattttatttatttatttaatgtcgacttactacaataaatttgaaaattttatatgtaaatgtaacatatatataatgaagaaatgcataaaaatgtgttagtatttcaattgaatacaaacatcaaattatttagctaatcataaacaattaaattaattacttacaTGCTGCGCAATTTATTGTGTATCTTAAATatctgaaaacaaaaatttgaaagattaaatatttggcaaaaatatttcttaatttactGAGTGCAAtctaaaaatgacaaaatgtcAGGCAATCATTCAAATGCCAcggaaaaaacaaatatcaaataaataccagaaaaaatgtcataacaatccccaaaaaaaaaataaaaataaaaaaaattgcaattccaAATGGCAAAGTGGTCTGTGTAAAGCGCAAGAGACAGgcgcaaaaacaataacaaacaaaaagaaacagcaaaaaattttaaaaattgtctacaaaaataaacaaaccgACAACAATTATATTCTGACTGCCAcagcccaacaacaacagcaacaacaacaataacaacagctgctgtGACCCACATAGGTAAAGAGAGGGAAGCGGCAAGATGGAGTTTTAGGGGGGTTAAGGGAGGTACATGGAACAAAGACATTTGGCAAGTCGGCTGGCGAGGAAGCTGCCAAAGCTAAAGCCAAAGAAGCAATTGGCTAAAAGTctcagtttgttgttgctgttagaTAATTGCGGCATTTTAAAGCGCTTGCATTGTTTTGTTGGTTTGGTGGTGCTAGTTGGCGgtggtgctgttgctgctgttgttggattATGCAACCGCACGAGTGGCAAACATGAAGAAACAGTTATCTGTGAAATTGCATCGACAAACGTGATGAACGTTACCCCAATagaaaaagacaacaacagtatcaacaacagcaacaaggtAGCAAGTACCAGGAATATTTAGCACAAGCTCTCTTCCGACTTTGACTGCGCTTTTGTGCCTACCCTGCAGTAATGGAGGTGGCGATTGGCCATGCTTGAACTACCTACCCCACTACTTCCCACATGGGTACTTACTTTACTGACCCTATGGTAAGCGAACGCCGAACCACCGAGTGCATGGGTACTTACTTTACTGACCCTATGGTAAGCGAACGCCGAACCACCGAGTAAAAAATATGTGCGCTCGAAAGCGAAAACGAAACGTAACGGATTAGcatcacatttgtttttgttaatttgcgaATAGGACATAGATGACCGAAAAAAACATAACTTCGATTATGCTTTCTGTCGCTGTTTGTTTAtgaatttacaaaaacaattgtgATGCTAGTaccgtttgttttgttttgctttctgcttttgcaatttttgcgTTTGCCGGTTGAAAGTGAGAATTGAAGTTGTGCAGCAGAAGTGTTGGAGTGCAGCAAATACGAataaagtgtaaaaaaaaaaaataaaacaaaagtgacttatataaattaacaacaaaggtacgacaataaaataacactCTAATTAAGAACACAATATGTATAGTGAACGGCATATAAGAAGACttaaacagcaacagaaaaaaaaatatatagacaaGTTAAATAGTGTCGCAGCAGAAGAAAATGCGCTTGAAAAGGAACAACAAGGCAACAATGACGGTGAAATCGAAATGGAAGTGGTCgaggaaataataaattcaaataatattgacagtgaaaaaaataacgaaagtgacaataataataacttaaatgaCGACTTAAAAAGATGGTTCTTAAAGCATAGGCCGACCCGTGACTGTGCAATCGACTTAGTTcgtatattgaaaaaaaataatttagatgTCGCCCCATTTTACACATACACTTCGCCAAAAAAAgcagaaataacaaaaatcgATGGAGGTCTTTATTTACACATTGgcattcaaaatcaaattaataaacttttgacttcaattatttgtaatgACAACATAATTATTGACATTAACGTTGATGGCATTCCTCTGTTTAAAAGTTCCAATTCACAACTTTGGcccattttgataaaattgacaaatgttCAAAATTCACCAGTTGTGCCTGTTGGAATATTTTTGGGTAAATCCAAGccctatatatataatttcttgaCTTGTAATCGAATATCACAAACCGCTCAAAACTATGagtgatatatttttttagaataaatttaattaaataatatgtcTGGCAGTCCggaaagaaaaattaagcGACTGGAGTTGTCTAATACCCGTAAGTGCCAAAATATAGAtacattgaaataattttaattattcttaaaatcttttatattttagacCAAAAGTCTACCTGCAACTGCTCAGGAACAATCGAGCGCCTTGAGCAAATTGTTGTTCAGTTGGTGGAACAAGTTCGTTCCTCACGTGGTAAGTGTGCTAcgataaattatataaattaatcaaaactaaaaaaaatatttttttttactttcagCTGAAACGAAAGTTCTTGTAGACGAAATTCAATCTTTAAGAGGTATAAGTATGATTATTAATaccttatttaaatatgcatacatttatatatttacatatattctatatacatatatttatatttagctgATCAAAATGCGACGCAGGCTAAAATCGAGGTCCTTGTGGAAGCTGCCTCGGAGCAAACCGCCACTATCAAAGGAATGACAAAGCAGCAAGGACAAGGACAAACAGTGGCCAGAAAATTTCCGATTCAGAGTGTAAAGGATCTAAATCAGATGAGCATGGAAATTAACGACACAAACCGAGAGCTTTATGTTAGTATGGATTCAGTTAAAAGTTACAGTTTCCTGTAagtttaattcttatttattttttacagatTGATGCAATTAAGATCCACATTATGCATGGTGGAATTATGAAAAAcctaaaaaatgtgttgtcAAATACTGTTGTCTTGGCCTATAATGTTGATGGCGTCCAAGGCAAAGCTGCCTTGAAAAACGAAAGCAGTTTTTATGGAGTTTTGCTTGGTaggttttattaaattcattgtaATAGTAGTTGGGCatgtacaaattaattttttagcataaactaattttttaattgatttgtcgATTCATTAAAGACTAAtggaatttctttttattttttttcccagATGCAATCAATTTGGTAGAAGGGACTGGATCAGCTGAGGACAATCTACGAAAGGCCttgcagctgcaaaaaaaacGCTATTTTAAGAACTCCagttgcaacaaaaacaaaattgaacatgaaaacaacaacaacgtataaataataacaagaatatatatatattaaaataattagtagttttatttattttagctattggatattgaagaaaataaatggaattttagataataaaaaaattgaattataaattatttaaatttttacttttgggGACCTATTTCAGCACCCTTGGGTACCCATGTAAGTACCCTTCTCATGGGTTTCCATATCACCACCCCTAGCATGGGTACCCTTTTCATGGGTACCCATGTAGTACCTTCAGGGGTACCCATGTAGTACCCTTTCATGGGTACCCATGTAATACCCTTTCATGGGTACCCATGTAACCCTTTCATGGGTACCCATGTAAGTACCCCTTTCATGGGTACTCATTTCACTAGTTCGTGGTAAACGATGTGGTGGCGATTGACCCTTTTTGCGgacatttcatacaaaaaacgaaatgatGAAACGCATTGCTTAGGGTTAGCAAAGTAAGTAGAGGTGGCTCCCTAGTAAGTACTTATTTCACCAGTTTCGAACTAGTGCCCATTACTGAAGGGTAATTCTCATGTCATGGCAAATCGCAGACAATGCCAACGCGATGGGAGAAGATGCTGCACTTTTACTGCGCTTTTCCCACACACCCACCCAGAGCCCCGCACACCCCAACCCTTACCAAAAACCGACTtgacacagtcacacacacacacaacagacacacatacgGCATGGGATAGTCATTTACTTAGCTAGTAACTTAGTTAGTTAGTCTGTAAGTCAGCTAGTTAGATTGCTGCAAATACGAGAGCTGCTCACAAGGCAAGATAATTAGCTGAGATCTCTGTAATCTGACATCTACAAGTAATTACATACATGACTATAACTCGAATGACACTTGAACTATTTGGGAATCTTAGGATAGCACAAATTACTTATAAGGTacttttaatgtttttgaAGGGGCTTGTGAGAATAACACTGATAAGCACGTTCCTTAATAACATACTATTTAGATGActtatattcttaaataatagatagtacaatatatttataagtgtATATGttgtaatataattaaaactatcctaaaagtattgaaatgtaaaatggtcctgtcgattatcctgacaaggacgAGCAAGAAGAATGTCTTTTTCGGATTCAGCGACCTCAAATTAATCAGTCCTGAAAGTTTtatgaagaaactcgaaaaGTAGTTGCTCAGGACGATTTGGGTTAAATATTGTTATGGCCGTGGTGCATATCTGCAACATACCGATTTTACGCATATATCTCCGTACTAAGAATACAAATATGCAATCTTTTGATTTAATGTGTATCTAAAACatgcatattatttaattcttgtcTCTTggtgttatatttatatgtttttcacACTATAAAATTGTATGATGCAAACTTCATATTTATTAAcgaaaaactaatattttcattaattaatttaaaagctttgtattttttatttttgatattttgtcaATATgatgcaaattttataatattaacacAAAAACTATTTTCCAATATAgtcttatattataaaaaatgccaaaaacattttttcaatttaacaacaagttaaaaaaactgcaaagaattgtgttttttaatataagtttTCTAGTTAGAAAAAATTAGATCGGAGAGCATGCCGATCaaggatttaatttaaaaaaattcggaaaaatatgctttgttttatttattttttttttctaatgcACTAATGCCGCCACGAACAGGGCGTGGGATGCAAGATATGCAAGCCTTGAACTCAACGCATAACGAAAAAGTTGCACAAACTTCCTACGCAGTGTCACTCatggtgtatgtgtgtgtgtgtgtagggcATCTGTGTTAACATTAAAGTTGCGAATTGTCGGGTAATTacattgccaacaacaacatcaacaacaacaactgcgatTCCAAAGCACAGTTGCAGTTAATGCGCTTAATGAGCGGTTTGTTCTGTTACAACAGCAGTCGCAATtgagtcaacaacaacaacaacaacaaaaacaacatcaacaactgcgacaacaacaaaaaggcgAGCAAACGTGCAACTAATTcgctgcaacattttgttcCTATTCACATttcgcagttgttgttgtggctgctgtgcCACATTTTTTGCATCACTTGTCTTGGGGGCAAGTTCGTttcctaagtcttttgttttgtatggcgtgggtaaaaaaaaaaaaccgaaatcaaatccaaaaacaaaacaaacacaacttgCCTCGCGCTGGTTTCGTTAGCTTGACGGCCCCTCCCTAGCCGAcatttgccacgcccccattGCGGTGTGTCAGCTGAACAGAATTCTTACATATTTCTTACAGGGTGTGCGAGTGTCTGTCGGTATCTGCGAGGTAGCGCAAAGTTGGAGTGATGGGGGAGCTCACATAGTTGAAAACTGTTCAAAATTCATATGCTTACGACATTCgattatgaaattttgtagGCGAAACCTATTCAATTTCGAGAGACTCGTTTTATTGTTTGAGTGCATTGAAAGGCACAAGTCACGCTTTCTTTCAAATCTATAACAATAAAAGCCCTGCAACAAACAcaagaagcaacaacagcaacaacattattaacacatttgcactaattaaaagtcaagtgttaattaaatcaaaaaacaatttgccaaGGATGACAATCATTGCCAGACCTTTATAAATACCTTCACAATGCTATTGCTTTGCCATACGTGGGGgagttttcttatttgttataataatGACAGAGCTGACATACCGAAACCAACTTGATTATTATGAATATAGTTAAACAGGTaacaaattaatcaaactAGTGTATTTGCttgtcaattaaaaaaaaaaaacaacgcattgaatttattgaaataacaaaaaaattagtcATAAATATGGTTTAGAATAGCATACAGAATACTGTTTATTGTGAAAATGTCCAGAATCGAATACTTTactgatatttaaatataagtttaaaGCTAATTCATTAACAACGGTAAAGTTGCATATgacagtttttaataaatttttccctTTTTGTGGGTggaatcttattttaaaatc of Drosophila innubila isolate TH190305 chromosome X, UK_Dinn_1.0, whole genome shotgun sequence contains these proteins:
- the LOC117791495 gene encoding uncharacterized protein LOC117791495, which encodes MSGSPERKIKRLELSNTHQKSTCNCSGTIERLEQIVVQLVEQVRSSRAETKVLVDEIQSLRADQNATQAKIEVLVEAASEQTATIKGMTKQQGQGQTVARKFPIQSVKDLNQMSMEINDTNRELYIDAIKIHIMHGGIMKNLKNVLSNTVVLAYNVDGVQGKAALKNESSFYGVLLDAINLVEGTGSAEDNLRKALQLQKKRYFKNSSCNKNKIEHENNNNV